In Streptomyces sp. NBC_01381, a genomic segment contains:
- a CDS encoding DUF6167 family protein: MFRRTFWFTAGAAAGVWATTKVNRKLKKLTPESLAAQAANKAIDAGHRLKDFALDVRDGMVERESELGEALGLNRHPDAELPAQRRFAVIENHSDKNKTKYLENTKFSHNRNEDH; encoded by the coding sequence ATGTTCCGCCGTACGTTCTGGTTCACCGCGGGCGCCGCTGCCGGTGTGTGGGCCACCACCAAGGTCAACCGCAAGCTCAAGAAGCTGACCCCCGAGAGCCTCGCCGCGCAGGCCGCGAACAAGGCGATCGACGCCGGTCACCGCTTGAAGGACTTCGCACTCGACGTGCGGGACGGCATGGTCGAGCGCGAGTCCGAACTCGGCGAGGCGCTGGGCCTGAACCGCCACCCCGACGCCGAACTCCCCGCGCAGCGGCGCTTCGCGGTCATCGAGAACCACAGCGACAAGAACAAAACGAAGTACCTCGAGAACACGAAGTTCTCGCACAACCGGAATGAGGACCACTGA